A stretch of the Halictus rubicundus isolate RS-2024b chromosome 16, iyHalRubi1_principal, whole genome shotgun sequence genome encodes the following:
- the Snx6 gene encoding sorting nexin 6 isoform X2 has product MMDGICDTADILSNVPLKKTIHADNVDLSDKPLQVDISDALSEKDKVKFTVHTKTTLPYFQKRDNLVVRQHEEFVWLHDRFEENEEYAGYIIPPCPPRPDFDASREKLQKLGEGEGNMTREEFNKMKQELEAEYLATFKKTVAMHEMFLTRLANHPVFQNDHNLRVFLEYDQDLCVRGKNKMEMFGGLVKSFSTTTDEYYLSATVKDVNDLFDQEMSFLQTYHQNLKEATARADRQTAKHKDVADSYIKISTNLLQLATTDNGKLERFLTKIAETFEKLRKVEGRVASDEDLKLSDTLRYYMRDTAAAKRLLFRRLKALHAYESANRALEKARAKNKDVHAAVEVAEAEKAQMEACEKFEQMSEKGKEELTDFKTRRVAAFRKNLIELTELEIKHAKAHAELLKKCLSVLREQ; this is encoded by the exons ATGATG GACGGCATATGCGATACTGCCGATATTTTAAGTAACGTCCCCCTTAAAAAG ACAATTCATGCAGATAATGTAGACCTCTCCGATAAACCGCTGCAGGTGGATATTTCAGATGCTCTTAGTGAAAAAGATAAAGTGAAATTCACTGTACATACAAAGACTACTTTGCCATACTTTCAAAAACGAGACAATTTAGTTGTGAGGCAACATGAAGAATTTGTATGGTTACACGATCGATTCGAAGAGAATGAAGAGTATGCTGGCTATATT ATTCCACCTTGTCCACCGAGACCAGATTTTGATGCATCTCGAGAAAAGTTACAGAAGCTTGGAGAAGGTGAAGGTAACATGACTCGCgaagaatttaataaaatgaaGCAGGAACTGGAAGC TGAGTATTTAGCTACATTTAAGAAAACTGTTGCCATGCACGAAATGTTTTTAACTAGACTAGCAAACCACCCAGTTTTTCAAAACGATCATAATTTAAGAGTGTTTTTAGAATATGATCAAGATCTTTGTGTGAGAG gaaaaaacaaaatggaaatGTTTGGGGGTTTAGTAAAATCTTTCTCAACTACAACGGATGAATATTATTTATCGGCAACTGTAAAAGATGTAAATGACCTTTTTGATCAGGAAATGTCGTTTTTACAAACGTACCATCAGAATTTAAAAGAAGCAACAGCTCGCGCAGATCGCCAAACAGCTAAACACAAAGACGTGGCGGATTCGTATATAAAGATATCGACGAATCTTTTACAATTAGCTACAACTGATAATGGTAAACTGGAGagatttctgacaaaaatagcAGAGACGTTTGAAAAGCTAAGA AAAGTTGAGGGCAGAGTAGCATCTGATGAGGACTTAAAATTGTCAGACACTCTTCGGTACTACATGAGGGATACAGCTGCAGCCAAACGGTTGCTTTTTAGAAGATTGAAAGCTTTACACGCATACGAATCTGCAAATCGTGCTCTTGAGAAAGCCCGTGCCAAAAATAAAGATGTTCATGCT GCAGTGGAGGTTGCGGAG GCAGAAAAAGCTCAAATGGAAGCGTGCGAAAAATTTGAACAGATGTCAGAGAAAGGAAAAGAAG AACTAACGGATTTCAAAACGAGAAGAGTAGCCGCTTTTAGAAAGAATTTAATCGAATTAACAGAACTAGAAATAAAACATGCAAAA GCACACGCGGAATTgctcaaaaaatgtttatcggtTTTACGGGAACAGTGA
- the LOC143362104 gene encoding tRNA (guanine(10)-N(2))-methyltransferase TRMT11 isoform X1 gives MTMNNQWKRYLFWFAHEHVDFRAPEMESILNMFNISTCTHPNWSKHPYWIANLPSEEIAHKIASRAVCVRSCIELWANSKNYEDLHSKLKNYPIKEIKNYVGPQKSFKVIVETFCKHFSHSEKVNKIESFSYLPFEGPVKLNNPDTTLCYIEFYGLDPNNIPDKPYELFFGRWITSGQRDLIQKLSLKTRKFIGNTSMDPQLSLIMANQAQVKKGDIILDPFVGTGSLLVAASHFGGYTLGTDIDFLMLHGRTRPSRKMQKIREKDESVAANMRQYGTSSYYIDVVVSDFSVPLWRSDMAVDAIITDPPYGIREATEKIGTTKLNPVIEEHQASSHIPSKIGYGLPEIYKDLLSFSAKHLRMKGRLICWFPLFRDQYSEDQLPNHPCLELIANSEQVLSNYTSRRLLTYMKIKDPKESDEIIFMNLSDFREKYFALRNESRKEKRLKKATEKAKKRELWEQNNKKNSNK, from the exons atgacAATGAATAATCAATGGAAAAGATATCTTTTTTGGTTTGCTCATGAACACGTTGATTTTCGAGCACCT gaAATGGAATCtattcttaatatgtttaacataAGTACCTGTACTCATCCAAACTGGAGTAAACAT CCTTACTGGATTGCTAATTTACCTTCAGAGGAAATTGCACATAAAATTGCAAGTAGAGCAGTCTGTGTGCGATCCTGTATTGAATTATGGGCTAATAGTAAAAACTACGAAGATCTGCATAGTAAATTGAAAAACTATCccattaaagaaattaaaaattatgttgGACCTCAAAAATCATTTAAAGTAATAGTTGAGACATTTTGCAAACACTTTTCACACAGtgaaaaagtaaataaaattgaa tCTTTTAGTTATTTACCATTTGAAGGACcagtaaaattaaataatccAGACACAACTTTATGTTATATAGAATTTTATGGACTAGATCCTAATAACATTCCTGATAAACCTTACGAATTATTTTTTGGTCGATGG ATTACAAGTGGGCAAAGAGACTTGATACAGAAATTATCTTTAAAAACCAGAAAATTTATAGGCAATACATCTATGGATCCCCAGTTGTCATTAATAATGGCAAATCAAGCTCAAGTTAAAAAAGGGGATATTATTCTTGATCCATTTGTTGGAACTGGTTCTTTATTAGTTGCAGCTTCTCATTTTGGAGGATATACATTGGGAACAGATATAGATTTTTTAATGTTGCATGGTCGTACAAGACCTAGTCGAAAGATGCAAAAG ATTAGGGAAAAAGACGAAAGTGTTGCAGCAAATATGAGACAGTATGGAACAAGTTCATATTACATTGATGTTGTGGTGTCAGATTTCTCTGTTCCTTTATGGCGTTCAGATATGGCTGTAGATGCTATAATTACTGACC CTCCTTATGGTATAAGAGAAGCAACAGAAAAGATAGGTACAACAAAATTAAATCCAGTAATAGAAGAACACCAAGCATCTTCTCATATTCCTTCCAAAATTGGCTATGGTCTACCTGAGATCTATAAAGATTTATTAAGTTTCTCTGCCAAACACCTTAGAATGAAAGGCAGATTAATATGTTGGTTTCCTTTATTTAG GGATCAATATTCAGAAGATCAGTTACCAAATCATCCATGTTTAGAATTAATAGCCAATTCCGAACAAGTACTTAGCAATTATACCAGTCGCAGATTATTAacttatatgaaaataaaggaTCCCAAG gaatctgatgaaataatttttatgaacCTATCCGATTTCCGAGAAAAGTATTTTGCGTTACGAAATGAGAGCCGGAAAGAGAAACGATTGAAGAAAGCTACAGAAAAGGCCAAGAAAAGAGAGTTGTGGGAACAGAATAATAAAAAGAACTCAAATAAATGA
- the Snx6 gene encoding sorting nexin 6 isoform X4 — MMTIHADNVDLSDKPLQVDISDALSEKDKVKFTVHTKTTLPYFQKRDNLVVRQHEEFVWLHDRFEENEEYAGYIIPPCPPRPDFDASREKLQKLGEGEGNMTREEFNKMKQELEAEYLATFKKTVAMHEMFLTRLANHPVFQNDHNLRVFLEYDQDLCVRGKNKMEMFGGLVKSFSTTTDEYYLSATVKDVNDLFDQEMSFLQTYHQNLKEATARADRQTAKHKDVADSYIKISTNLLQLATTDNGKLERFLTKIAETFEKLRKVEGRVASDEDLKLSDTLRYYMRDTAAAKRLLFRRLKALHAYESANRALEKARAKNKDVHAAVEVAEAEKAQMEACEKFEQMSEKGKEELTDFKTRRVAAFRKNLIELTELEIKHAKAHAELLKKCLSVLREQ, encoded by the exons ATGATG ACAATTCATGCAGATAATGTAGACCTCTCCGATAAACCGCTGCAGGTGGATATTTCAGATGCTCTTAGTGAAAAAGATAAAGTGAAATTCACTGTACATACAAAGACTACTTTGCCATACTTTCAAAAACGAGACAATTTAGTTGTGAGGCAACATGAAGAATTTGTATGGTTACACGATCGATTCGAAGAGAATGAAGAGTATGCTGGCTATATT ATTCCACCTTGTCCACCGAGACCAGATTTTGATGCATCTCGAGAAAAGTTACAGAAGCTTGGAGAAGGTGAAGGTAACATGACTCGCgaagaatttaataaaatgaaGCAGGAACTGGAAGC TGAGTATTTAGCTACATTTAAGAAAACTGTTGCCATGCACGAAATGTTTTTAACTAGACTAGCAAACCACCCAGTTTTTCAAAACGATCATAATTTAAGAGTGTTTTTAGAATATGATCAAGATCTTTGTGTGAGAG gaaaaaacaaaatggaaatGTTTGGGGGTTTAGTAAAATCTTTCTCAACTACAACGGATGAATATTATTTATCGGCAACTGTAAAAGATGTAAATGACCTTTTTGATCAGGAAATGTCGTTTTTACAAACGTACCATCAGAATTTAAAAGAAGCAACAGCTCGCGCAGATCGCCAAACAGCTAAACACAAAGACGTGGCGGATTCGTATATAAAGATATCGACGAATCTTTTACAATTAGCTACAACTGATAATGGTAAACTGGAGagatttctgacaaaaatagcAGAGACGTTTGAAAAGCTAAGA AAAGTTGAGGGCAGAGTAGCATCTGATGAGGACTTAAAATTGTCAGACACTCTTCGGTACTACATGAGGGATACAGCTGCAGCCAAACGGTTGCTTTTTAGAAGATTGAAAGCTTTACACGCATACGAATCTGCAAATCGTGCTCTTGAGAAAGCCCGTGCCAAAAATAAAGATGTTCATGCT GCAGTGGAGGTTGCGGAG GCAGAAAAAGCTCAAATGGAAGCGTGCGAAAAATTTGAACAGATGTCAGAGAAAGGAAAAGAAG AACTAACGGATTTCAAAACGAGAAGAGTAGCCGCTTTTAGAAAGAATTTAATCGAATTAACAGAACTAGAAATAAAACATGCAAAA GCACACGCGGAATTgctcaaaaaatgtttatcggtTTTACGGGAACAGTGA
- the Snx6 gene encoding sorting nexin 6 isoform X3, protein MFQDGICDTADILSNVPLKKTIHADNVDLSDKPLQVDISDALSEKDKVKFTVHTKTTLPYFQKRDNLVVRQHEEFVWLHDRFEENEEYAGYIIPPCPPRPDFDASREKLQKLGEGEGNMTREEFNKMKQELEAEYLATFKKTVAMHEMFLTRLANHPVFQNDHNLRVFLEYDQDLCVRGKNKMEMFGGLVKSFSTTTDEYYLSATVKDVNDLFDQEMSFLQTYHQNLKEATARADRQTAKHKDVADSYIKISTNLLQLATTDNGKLERFLTKIAETFEKLRKVEGRVASDEDLKLSDTLRYYMRDTAAAKRLLFRRLKALHAYESANRALEKARAKNKDVHAAEKAQMEACEKFEQMSEKGKEELTDFKTRRVAAFRKNLIELTELEIKHAKAHAELLKKCLSVLREQ, encoded by the exons ATGTTTCAGGACGGCATATGCGATACTGCCGATATTTTAAGTAACGTCCCCCTTAAAAAG ACAATTCATGCAGATAATGTAGACCTCTCCGATAAACCGCTGCAGGTGGATATTTCAGATGCTCTTAGTGAAAAAGATAAAGTGAAATTCACTGTACATACAAAGACTACTTTGCCATACTTTCAAAAACGAGACAATTTAGTTGTGAGGCAACATGAAGAATTTGTATGGTTACACGATCGATTCGAAGAGAATGAAGAGTATGCTGGCTATATT ATTCCACCTTGTCCACCGAGACCAGATTTTGATGCATCTCGAGAAAAGTTACAGAAGCTTGGAGAAGGTGAAGGTAACATGACTCGCgaagaatttaataaaatgaaGCAGGAACTGGAAGC TGAGTATTTAGCTACATTTAAGAAAACTGTTGCCATGCACGAAATGTTTTTAACTAGACTAGCAAACCACCCAGTTTTTCAAAACGATCATAATTTAAGAGTGTTTTTAGAATATGATCAAGATCTTTGTGTGAGAG gaaaaaacaaaatggaaatGTTTGGGGGTTTAGTAAAATCTTTCTCAACTACAACGGATGAATATTATTTATCGGCAACTGTAAAAGATGTAAATGACCTTTTTGATCAGGAAATGTCGTTTTTACAAACGTACCATCAGAATTTAAAAGAAGCAACAGCTCGCGCAGATCGCCAAACAGCTAAACACAAAGACGTGGCGGATTCGTATATAAAGATATCGACGAATCTTTTACAATTAGCTACAACTGATAATGGTAAACTGGAGagatttctgacaaaaatagcAGAGACGTTTGAAAAGCTAAGA AAAGTTGAGGGCAGAGTAGCATCTGATGAGGACTTAAAATTGTCAGACACTCTTCGGTACTACATGAGGGATACAGCTGCAGCCAAACGGTTGCTTTTTAGAAGATTGAAAGCTTTACACGCATACGAATCTGCAAATCGTGCTCTTGAGAAAGCCCGTGCCAAAAATAAAGATGTTCATGCT GCAGAAAAAGCTCAAATGGAAGCGTGCGAAAAATTTGAACAGATGTCAGAGAAAGGAAAAGAAG AACTAACGGATTTCAAAACGAGAAGAGTAGCCGCTTTTAGAAAGAATTTAATCGAATTAACAGAACTAGAAATAAAACATGCAAAA GCACACGCGGAATTgctcaaaaaatgtttatcggtTTTACGGGAACAGTGA
- the Snx6 gene encoding sorting nexin 6 isoform X1 — protein sequence MFQDGICDTADILSNVPLKKTIHADNVDLSDKPLQVDISDALSEKDKVKFTVHTKTTLPYFQKRDNLVVRQHEEFVWLHDRFEENEEYAGYIIPPCPPRPDFDASREKLQKLGEGEGNMTREEFNKMKQELEAEYLATFKKTVAMHEMFLTRLANHPVFQNDHNLRVFLEYDQDLCVRGKNKMEMFGGLVKSFSTTTDEYYLSATVKDVNDLFDQEMSFLQTYHQNLKEATARADRQTAKHKDVADSYIKISTNLLQLATTDNGKLERFLTKIAETFEKLRKVEGRVASDEDLKLSDTLRYYMRDTAAAKRLLFRRLKALHAYESANRALEKARAKNKDVHAAVEVAEAEKAQMEACEKFEQMSEKGKEELTDFKTRRVAAFRKNLIELTELEIKHAKAHAELLKKCLSVLREQ from the exons ATGTTTCAGGACGGCATATGCGATACTGCCGATATTTTAAGTAACGTCCCCCTTAAAAAG ACAATTCATGCAGATAATGTAGACCTCTCCGATAAACCGCTGCAGGTGGATATTTCAGATGCTCTTAGTGAAAAAGATAAAGTGAAATTCACTGTACATACAAAGACTACTTTGCCATACTTTCAAAAACGAGACAATTTAGTTGTGAGGCAACATGAAGAATTTGTATGGTTACACGATCGATTCGAAGAGAATGAAGAGTATGCTGGCTATATT ATTCCACCTTGTCCACCGAGACCAGATTTTGATGCATCTCGAGAAAAGTTACAGAAGCTTGGAGAAGGTGAAGGTAACATGACTCGCgaagaatttaataaaatgaaGCAGGAACTGGAAGC TGAGTATTTAGCTACATTTAAGAAAACTGTTGCCATGCACGAAATGTTTTTAACTAGACTAGCAAACCACCCAGTTTTTCAAAACGATCATAATTTAAGAGTGTTTTTAGAATATGATCAAGATCTTTGTGTGAGAG gaaaaaacaaaatggaaatGTTTGGGGGTTTAGTAAAATCTTTCTCAACTACAACGGATGAATATTATTTATCGGCAACTGTAAAAGATGTAAATGACCTTTTTGATCAGGAAATGTCGTTTTTACAAACGTACCATCAGAATTTAAAAGAAGCAACAGCTCGCGCAGATCGCCAAACAGCTAAACACAAAGACGTGGCGGATTCGTATATAAAGATATCGACGAATCTTTTACAATTAGCTACAACTGATAATGGTAAACTGGAGagatttctgacaaaaatagcAGAGACGTTTGAAAAGCTAAGA AAAGTTGAGGGCAGAGTAGCATCTGATGAGGACTTAAAATTGTCAGACACTCTTCGGTACTACATGAGGGATACAGCTGCAGCCAAACGGTTGCTTTTTAGAAGATTGAAAGCTTTACACGCATACGAATCTGCAAATCGTGCTCTTGAGAAAGCCCGTGCCAAAAATAAAGATGTTCATGCT GCAGTGGAGGTTGCGGAG GCAGAAAAAGCTCAAATGGAAGCGTGCGAAAAATTTGAACAGATGTCAGAGAAAGGAAAAGAAG AACTAACGGATTTCAAAACGAGAAGAGTAGCCGCTTTTAGAAAGAATTTAATCGAATTAACAGAACTAGAAATAAAACATGCAAAA GCACACGCGGAATTgctcaaaaaatgtttatcggtTTTACGGGAACAGTGA
- the LOC143362113 gene encoding ER membrane protein complex subunit 2 yields the protein MADRYDRYEKLSWKEARDLLRTWREDGERRSSDVVHLWERKLMLKMGQLGNEEYLVLEQVCIAALDCYHLSLAKYCIIILKQEFPNSLRVHKYHAMHLEALEMYDEALEVLESIIKRDETNAAPRKRRIAILKARGRIPEAIKELTEYLKKFMSDQEAWHELCDLYLQEQEYSKAAFCMEELILYNPHSHLIYQRYAEIKYSQGGFDNMELAKVYFCQAAKLNPNNIRALYGLLLATNNIATSPKCPSSKKKDAVKLSEWAANQIEKQYQSKVSDDQIETVEGLLGQLQLDV from the exons ATGGCAGATCGTTATGATCGATACGAAAAGCTATCATGGAAAG AAGCACGAGACTTGCTTAGAACTTGGAGAGAAGACGGTGAACGCCGAAGTAGTGATGTCGTGCATTTATGGGAAAGGAAATTGATGCTAAAAATGGGCCAATTAGGCAATGAAG AATATCTGGTTCTGGAACAAGTTTGTATAGCAGCGTTGGATTGCTATCATCTTTCTCTGGCTAAGTACTGCATCATTATATTGAAGCAAGAGTTTCCTAATAGCTTAAGGGTTCACAAATATCACGCTATGCACCTGGAAGCATTGGAAAT GTACGATGAAGCATTAGAAGTTCTGGAATCAATTATAAAAAGAGATGAAACTAATGCTGCACCAAGAAAAAGACGTATAGCTATATTGAAAGCAAGAGGTAGAATACCAGAGGCTATTAAAGAACTTACAGAGTACTTGAAAAA ATTTATGAGTGATCAAGAAGCATGGCATGAGTTATGCGATTTGTATTTACAAGAACAAGAATATTCTAAAGCTGCATTTTGTATGGAAGAACTTATATTGTATAATCCGCACAGTCATCTAATTTACCAAAGATacgcagaaataaaatattctcag ggTGGATTTGATAATATGGAATTAGCTAAAGTCTACTTTTGCCAAGCTGCAAAACTAAATCCAAATAACATTCGAGCTCTGTATGGTTTATTACTG GCAACAAATAATATAGCTACGTCGCCTAAATGCCCATCTTCAAAAAAGAAAGATGCTGTAAAACTAAGTGAGTGGGCAGCTAATCAAATTGAAAAGCAATATCAATCAAAAGTTTCAGATGACCAGATTGAAACAGTGGAAGGCTTGCTAGGACAATTGCAACTTGACGTTTAG
- the LOC143362104 gene encoding tRNA (guanine(10)-N(2))-methyltransferase TRMT11 isoform X2 has translation MESILNMFNISTCTHPNWSKHPYWIANLPSEEIAHKIASRAVCVRSCIELWANSKNYEDLHSKLKNYPIKEIKNYVGPQKSFKVIVETFCKHFSHSEKVNKIESFSYLPFEGPVKLNNPDTTLCYIEFYGLDPNNIPDKPYELFFGRWITSGQRDLIQKLSLKTRKFIGNTSMDPQLSLIMANQAQVKKGDIILDPFVGTGSLLVAASHFGGYTLGTDIDFLMLHGRTRPSRKMQKIREKDESVAANMRQYGTSSYYIDVVVSDFSVPLWRSDMAVDAIITDPPYGIREATEKIGTTKLNPVIEEHQASSHIPSKIGYGLPEIYKDLLSFSAKHLRMKGRLICWFPLFRDQYSEDQLPNHPCLELIANSEQVLSNYTSRRLLTYMKIKDPKESDEIIFMNLSDFREKYFALRNESRKEKRLKKATEKAKKRELWEQNNKKNSNK, from the exons ATGGAATCtattcttaatatgtttaacataAGTACCTGTACTCATCCAAACTGGAGTAAACAT CCTTACTGGATTGCTAATTTACCTTCAGAGGAAATTGCACATAAAATTGCAAGTAGAGCAGTCTGTGTGCGATCCTGTATTGAATTATGGGCTAATAGTAAAAACTACGAAGATCTGCATAGTAAATTGAAAAACTATCccattaaagaaattaaaaattatgttgGACCTCAAAAATCATTTAAAGTAATAGTTGAGACATTTTGCAAACACTTTTCACACAGtgaaaaagtaaataaaattgaa tCTTTTAGTTATTTACCATTTGAAGGACcagtaaaattaaataatccAGACACAACTTTATGTTATATAGAATTTTATGGACTAGATCCTAATAACATTCCTGATAAACCTTACGAATTATTTTTTGGTCGATGG ATTACAAGTGGGCAAAGAGACTTGATACAGAAATTATCTTTAAAAACCAGAAAATTTATAGGCAATACATCTATGGATCCCCAGTTGTCATTAATAATGGCAAATCAAGCTCAAGTTAAAAAAGGGGATATTATTCTTGATCCATTTGTTGGAACTGGTTCTTTATTAGTTGCAGCTTCTCATTTTGGAGGATATACATTGGGAACAGATATAGATTTTTTAATGTTGCATGGTCGTACAAGACCTAGTCGAAAGATGCAAAAG ATTAGGGAAAAAGACGAAAGTGTTGCAGCAAATATGAGACAGTATGGAACAAGTTCATATTACATTGATGTTGTGGTGTCAGATTTCTCTGTTCCTTTATGGCGTTCAGATATGGCTGTAGATGCTATAATTACTGACC CTCCTTATGGTATAAGAGAAGCAACAGAAAAGATAGGTACAACAAAATTAAATCCAGTAATAGAAGAACACCAAGCATCTTCTCATATTCCTTCCAAAATTGGCTATGGTCTACCTGAGATCTATAAAGATTTATTAAGTTTCTCTGCCAAACACCTTAGAATGAAAGGCAGATTAATATGTTGGTTTCCTTTATTTAG GGATCAATATTCAGAAGATCAGTTACCAAATCATCCATGTTTAGAATTAATAGCCAATTCCGAACAAGTACTTAGCAATTATACCAGTCGCAGATTATTAacttatatgaaaataaaggaTCCCAAG gaatctgatgaaataatttttatgaacCTATCCGATTTCCGAGAAAAGTATTTTGCGTTACGAAATGAGAGCCGGAAAGAGAAACGATTGAAGAAAGCTACAGAAAAGGCCAAGAAAAGAGAGTTGTGGGAACAGAATAATAAAAAGAACTCAAATAAATGA
- the Dpr12 gene encoding defective proboscis extension response 12, whose amino-acid sequence MRDRLSWYMVFLILPTILLARSLDKDRRVPYSIPSDWKTLWFSNFEELQRVNEANDNNTVSNVTVQLGGTAFLHCKVRNLAERTVSDAEISWIRRRDFHVLTSSMFTYTNDERFQVLHPEGSDDWTLQIKYVQERDNGTYECQVSRSTGILSHLVNLNIVIPEAFILGSGEHHVDVGSIINLVCMIEKSPTPPQYVFWYHNNRMINFDTTRGSVTVQTDATSTQSRLSIHQAVESDTGNYTCSASNTKPASIFVFVTEGDKMAAIQRRKTSAAEKNFCELLVLIVTIAIDAVLTR is encoded by the exons ACCGGCGCGTACCTTACAGCATACCGTCAGATTGGAAGACACTGTGGTTTAGCAATTTCGAAGAGCTGCAGAGAGTGAACGAGGCGAATGACAACAACACCGTATCCAACGTGACGGTACAGTTAGGCGGGACCGCCTTTTTGCATTGCAAAGTTCGCAATTTGGCAGAAAGAACGGTGTCCGACGCCGAG ATATCTTGGATACGGCGGCGTGATTTCCACGTCCTGACCAGCTCGATGTTCACGTACACGAACGACGAACGGTTTCAGGTGCTCCATCCCGAGGGTTCGGACGATTGGACTCTGCAGATCAAATACGTTCAAGAAAGGGACAACGGGACGTACGAATGTCAG GTCTCAAGGAGTACAGGGATATTATCACACCTTGTCAATCTAAACATAGTAATACCAGAAGCATTTATATTAGGGAGCGGCGAACATCATGTCGATGTAGGATCCATTATAAATCTCGTATGCATGATAGAAAAG AGTCCAACGCCACCGCAATACGTATTCTGGTATCACAATAATCGAATGATAAATTTCGACACCACGCGAGGCAGCGTAACCGTACAAACCGACGCCACTTCGACTCAAAGTCGATTGTCGATTCACCAAGCGGTGGAATCGGACACAGGCAATTACACGTGCAGCGCCTCGAATACCAAGCCGGCGTCCATCTTTGTCTTTGTCACCGAAG GTGACAAAATGGCAGCCATTCAGCGTCGCAAGACATCGGCTGCGGAGAAAAATTTCTGTGAATTGCTAGTACTAATTGTCACCATTGCGATAGACGCCGTTTTAACGCGATAA